Proteins encoded within one genomic window of Actinoplanes octamycinicus:
- a CDS encoding AraC family transcriptional regulator, with protein MEWGLNHQLVTSRGKHRLMPVLADDGSRCHAVRVPVVTHASGVVDEARGFLSRYYYANFVDVLTWEHPWRTRFDVTPSDTVTLGDLRFGTDVRIRFGELGAYHVNLPLTGSLTWRQGSDAPRRATARTAAVFQPVGDTSLEKWDGDCRLLAVKIDRAALEEELAHQLDTPIRSPVPLAATLDLTRGPGASWLRLVRLMAADITDRRGLLHHPVTGARLREALIAGLLSATDHPYRDRLERLSPAPAAPGAIRRVVEAMRAQPGRPFTVADLAGIAGVSVRSLQESFRRYLGMPPMAYLRQVRLAAVHEELCQGDPAQHTVAGIAYRYGFTHMGRFAAEYRTRYGTSPRDTLRA; from the coding sequence GTGGAATGGGGTCTGAACCACCAACTGGTCACGTCGCGAGGAAAACACCGCCTGATGCCCGTGTTGGCGGACGACGGATCCCGGTGTCATGCTGTCCGCGTGCCGGTCGTGACTCATGCCTCTGGTGTCGTGGACGAGGCGCGTGGGTTCCTGAGCCGGTACTACTACGCGAATTTCGTCGATGTCCTCACCTGGGAGCACCCATGGCGGACGCGTTTCGACGTCACTCCGTCGGACACGGTCACGCTCGGCGATCTGCGATTCGGCACCGATGTGCGGATCCGATTCGGTGAACTCGGCGCGTACCACGTGAATCTGCCCTTGACCGGCTCGTTGACCTGGCGACAAGGAAGCGATGCGCCCAGGCGGGCCACGGCCAGGACCGCGGCGGTCTTCCAGCCGGTCGGTGACACCAGCCTGGAGAAATGGGACGGCGACTGCCGCCTGCTGGCCGTCAAGATCGACCGGGCGGCGCTGGAAGAGGAACTCGCCCACCAGCTCGACACTCCAATCCGTTCCCCCGTCCCGCTCGCTGCGACCCTCGACCTCACCCGTGGCCCGGGCGCCAGCTGGCTACGCCTCGTCCGGCTGATGGCCGCCGACATCACCGACCGTCGAGGGCTCCTCCACCATCCCGTCACGGGTGCCCGGCTGCGGGAAGCCCTCATCGCGGGACTGCTGAGCGCCACGGATCATCCGTACCGTGATCGCCTGGAGCGGCTGAGCCCGGCACCGGCGGCTCCCGGCGCGATCCGGCGGGTCGTCGAAGCCATGCGCGCGCAACCGGGTAGGCCGTTCACCGTCGCCGACCTCGCTGGGATCGCCGGCGTCAGTGTCCGGAGCCTGCAAGAAAGTTTCCGGCGGTACCTCGGGATGCCACCGATGGCCTACCTGCGGCAGGTCCGGCTCGCCGCGGTACACGAGGAGCTCTGCCAGGGTGATCCGGCGCAGCACACCGTGGCCGGCATCGCCTACCGCTACGGCTTCACCCACATGGGCCGCTTCGCCGCCGAGTACCGCACCCGATACGGCACCTCTCCCCGCGACACCTTGCGGGCATAG
- a CDS encoding EAL domain-containing protein: MVRTADRSISEVLRDRLVFPVFQPIVDLATGGVVGLEALARGPAGTALEFPDRLFAAAHQAARLGALDMLCCERALESAVTAAVPPPLLFVNAEPSVLDQPLSARLLEILDGGLPFRMVLEFTERALPAVPGSLLRLAGMVHGWGNGLALDDVGVDPMSLAFLPLVEPEVIKLDMSVVRDPDSAHARQVAAVVRAEALRTGARVIAEGIETEQHLRAALDLGAHWGQGWLFGRPGPIEQADHRYQPAELRAPRPGFHQPPGTPFATAAGHGPVVPADDATVTAFLDGLTDTALIIVAGDPGRPLPELAARARSLISVDEPVPGELTVVALGAGHGRALAVRPGTGLITCDDVPTVAAVARALLTRYK; encoded by the coding sequence ATGGTGCGAACCGCCGACCGGTCGATCAGCGAAGTCCTGCGGGACCGGCTGGTGTTCCCGGTCTTCCAGCCGATCGTCGACCTCGCCACCGGCGGCGTGGTCGGCCTGGAGGCGCTGGCACGCGGCCCGGCCGGCACCGCCCTGGAGTTCCCGGACCGGCTCTTCGCCGCCGCGCACCAGGCCGCCCGCCTCGGCGCCCTGGACATGCTGTGCTGCGAGCGGGCCCTGGAGAGCGCCGTCACGGCCGCCGTCCCGCCGCCGCTGCTGTTCGTCAACGCCGAGCCGAGCGTGCTCGACCAGCCGCTGTCCGCGCGGCTGCTGGAGATTCTGGACGGCGGGCTGCCGTTCCGGATGGTCCTGGAGTTCACCGAGCGGGCGCTGCCGGCCGTACCGGGAAGTCTGTTGCGCCTCGCCGGGATGGTCCACGGCTGGGGCAACGGCCTGGCCCTCGACGACGTCGGGGTCGACCCGATGTCGCTCGCCTTCCTGCCGCTCGTCGAGCCGGAGGTGATCAAGCTGGATATGAGCGTGGTCCGCGACCCGGACTCGGCGCACGCCCGGCAGGTGGCCGCGGTGGTCCGGGCCGAGGCGCTGCGGACCGGCGCGCGGGTGATCGCCGAGGGGATCGAGACCGAGCAGCACCTGCGCGCGGCCCTCGATCTGGGCGCGCACTGGGGGCAGGGCTGGCTGTTCGGCCGGCCCGGGCCGATCGAGCAGGCCGATCACCGGTATCAGCCCGCCGAGCTGCGGGCGCCGCGGCCCGGCTTCCACCAGCCGCCGGGCACACCGTTCGCGACCGCCGCCGGGCACGGTCCGGTCGTCCCGGCCGACGACGCGACGGTCACCGCCTTCCTCGACGGCCTGACCGACACCGCTTTGATCATCGTGGCCGGCGATCCAGGCCGTCCGCTGCCCGAGCTGGCCGCCCGCGCCCGCAGCCTGATCAGCGTCGACGAGCCGGTCCCCGGCGAGCTGACCGTGGTGGCGCTCGGCGCGGGCCACGGCCGCGCCCTCGCCGTCCGCCCCGGCACCGGCCTGATCACCTGCGACGACGTCCCCACCGTCGCCGCCGTGGCCCGGGCCCTCCTCACCCGCTACAAATAG
- a CDS encoding SRPBCC family protein, with protein sequence MELTATTTVRRSPPEVYGYWRDLENLPTFMAHLEQVRGTGDRTSHWVAGAPFGKDVEWDAEIVEEVPGERIAWRSTGNADVPNAGTVRFLPAPDGVSTEVHVALTYDIPGGTIGKAVAKYFGEEPHQQLDDDLRRFKQVLETGEVVRSDGAPWGKRARKEFPQRPAQPLSDDELAKGADA encoded by the coding sequence GTGGAGCTGACAGCAACGACGACAGTTCGTAGATCGCCGCCGGAGGTGTACGGGTACTGGCGCGATCTGGAGAACCTTCCGACGTTCATGGCGCATCTCGAGCAGGTTCGCGGCACCGGTGACCGGACCAGCCATTGGGTGGCCGGCGCTCCGTTCGGCAAGGACGTCGAGTGGGACGCGGAGATCGTCGAGGAGGTGCCCGGCGAGAGGATCGCGTGGCGCTCGACCGGGAACGCCGACGTGCCGAACGCCGGCACTGTGCGCTTCCTGCCGGCGCCCGACGGCGTGAGCACCGAGGTGCACGTCGCCCTGACGTACGACATTCCGGGTGGCACGATCGGCAAGGCGGTCGCGAAGTACTTCGGCGAGGAGCCGCATCAGCAGCTCGACGACGACCTGCGCCGGTTCAAGCAGGTGCTGGAGACCGGTGAGGTGGTCCGGTCCGACGGAGCTCCGTGGGGCAAGCGGGCGCGTAAGGAGTTCCCGCAGCGTCCGGCGCAGCCGCTGTCGGACGACGAGCTGGCGAAGGGAGCGGACGCGTGA
- a CDS encoding type 1 glutamine amidotransferase domain-containing protein yields MAGELHGRRIAILAADGVERVELERPRQALHDAGARTAVVSIAGGEIQARDHDLEDAGTFPVDQLIGAASVDDYEALLLPGGTVNPDKLRMEPAAVRFVREFVQSGKPVAAICHGPWNFVEADVARGRRLTSWPSVRTDLRNAGAEVVDEPVVTDGNITTSRSPDDLPAFCERIVHEFARAPLPV; encoded by the coding sequence ATGGCCGGAGAGCTGCATGGCCGCCGGATCGCCATCCTGGCCGCGGACGGGGTGGAGCGAGTCGAACTGGAGCGGCCGCGGCAGGCCCTCCACGACGCCGGAGCCCGTACCGCCGTGGTCTCCATCGCCGGCGGCGAGATCCAGGCGCGCGACCACGATTTGGAGGACGCCGGCACCTTCCCGGTCGACCAGCTGATCGGTGCGGCGTCGGTCGACGACTACGAGGCGCTGCTGCTGCCCGGCGGGACGGTGAATCCGGACAAATTGCGGATGGAACCCGCCGCGGTGCGGTTCGTCCGGGAGTTCGTCCAGTCTGGCAAGCCGGTCGCCGCCATCTGCCACGGCCCGTGGAACTTCGTCGAGGCCGACGTCGCACGCGGGCGCCGGCTGACCTCGTGGCCGAGTGTGCGCACCGACCTGCGCAACGCCGGCGCGGAGGTGGTGGACGAGCCGGTGGTGACCGACGGCAACATCACCACGAGCCGGTCACCCGACGACCTACCGGCGTTCTGCGAACGCATCGTGCACGAGTTCGCCCGTGCCCCGCTGCCTGTCTGA
- a CDS encoding DUF885 domain-containing protein, with the protein MARLDPCAAVVEIGEDADRLTDYSPEGHQARADLAARALRELTALPGSDPLHAHLAERLRTRLAVHEAGEDLRELHAAATGPLQLIRQAVEAAVPGRDADGAAREEGWARVGARQAAIPAALDGYGRSLVLAAGRGHRPARRQVDLVVERCRNWIDDDLALVDRYGAGPQREALLAAAREAGEAYRKFAAMLTAELAPRARSDEAFGPRRYALWVRTFLGGEPDLRDLYDWGWDEFTAIEAELAAEARALGGTVPEVRERLDRPDAPGTPHSRAEFGGWLQELLETTTARLDGVHFDIPAALRRIESRVTVSGGTAYTGPSRDLSRPGRVWWLLPEGQTGFPTWYAYSIAYHEGVPGHHLQIGSEACRGGLGQRLNLLGGLSGCQEGWALYAERFMDELGLYEQPGARFGYLSSQLLRAARVVLDIGLHVQPSWTPEAALELLRDRCHQGGYAAGELARYLGRPGQALTYKVGERVWLAARSSFRGDQRAFHRRAMEVGSLGLDQLPAALIR; encoded by the coding sequence GTGGCCCGCCTGGACCCGTGCGCGGCGGTGGTCGAGATCGGCGAGGACGCCGACCGGCTCACCGACTACAGCCCGGAGGGTCACCAGGCGCGCGCCGACCTCGCCGCCCGCGCCCTGCGGGAGCTGACCGCGCTGCCCGGGAGCGACCCGCTGCACGCGCATCTCGCCGAGCGGCTGCGCACCCGGCTCGCCGTCCACGAGGCCGGGGAGGACCTGCGCGAGCTGCACGCGGCGGCGACCGGCCCGCTGCAGCTGATCCGGCAGGCGGTCGAGGCCGCGGTGCCCGGCCGGGACGCCGACGGCGCGGCCCGCGAGGAGGGCTGGGCCCGGGTCGGCGCGCGGCAGGCCGCGATCCCGGCCGCGCTGGACGGGTACGGTCGCAGCCTGGTGCTGGCCGCCGGGCGCGGTCACCGGCCGGCCCGGCGCCAGGTGGACCTGGTGGTGGAGCGCTGCCGGAACTGGATCGACGACGACCTGGCCCTGGTGGACCGGTACGGTGCCGGCCCGCAGCGGGAGGCGCTGCTGGCGGCGGCGCGGGAGGCGGGCGAGGCGTACCGGAAATTCGCCGCGATGCTGACCGCGGAGCTGGCCCCGCGGGCCCGCTCGGACGAGGCCTTCGGGCCGCGGCGGTACGCGCTCTGGGTGCGCACCTTCCTCGGCGGCGAGCCGGACCTGCGCGACCTCTACGACTGGGGCTGGGACGAGTTCACCGCGATCGAGGCGGAACTGGCCGCCGAGGCCAGAGCGCTGGGCGGGACCGTCCCGGAGGTGCGCGAGCGGCTCGACCGGCCGGACGCGCCGGGCACCCCGCACAGCCGGGCCGAGTTCGGCGGCTGGCTGCAGGAGCTGCTGGAGACCACCACCGCGCGGCTGGACGGCGTGCACTTCGACATCCCGGCGGCGCTGCGGCGGATCGAGTCGCGGGTGACCGTGTCCGGCGGGACCGCCTACACCGGGCCGTCGCGGGACCTGAGCCGGCCGGGCCGTGTCTGGTGGCTGCTGCCCGAGGGGCAGACCGGCTTCCCCACCTGGTACGCCTACAGCATCGCCTACCACGAGGGCGTGCCCGGCCACCACCTGCAGATCGGGTCGGAGGCCTGCCGGGGCGGGCTCGGGCAGCGGCTCAACCTGCTCGGCGGGCTGTCCGGCTGCCAGGAGGGCTGGGCGCTCTACGCCGAGCGGTTCATGGACGAGCTCGGGCTCTACGAGCAGCCGGGCGCCCGGTTCGGCTACCTGTCCTCGCAGCTGCTGCGGGCGGCCCGGGTCGTTCTCGACATCGGCCTGCACGTGCAGCCGTCGTGGACCCCGGAGGCGGCGCTGGAACTCCTGCGGGACCGGTGTCACCAGGGTGGCTACGCGGCCGGGGAGCTGGCGCGCTACCTGGGCCGGCCGGGGCAGGCACTCACCTACAAGGTCGGCGAGCGCGTCTGGCTGGCCGCGCGTTCGTCGTTCCGCGGGGACCAGCGGGCCTTCCACCGCCGGGCGATGGAGGTCGGTTCGCTGGGCCTGGACCAGCTGCCGGCCGCCCTGATCCGCTGA
- a CDS encoding AMP-binding protein yields the protein MDSQLSISTGPAEPPLLDRTIGADLLATVARHGEREALVDCASGRRWSYLQLRAIVDEVALGLRRLGVAKGDRVGIWAPNCPEWVFMQYATARLGAILVTINPAYRTHELRYVLQQSGIRTLVAVPAFKTSDYAAMIGETRDECPQLRDVVLIGEPSWAALTAGGDDPAVLDEIEATLHPDDPINIQYTSGTTGFPKGATLSHRNILNNGYLVGELIDYTEADRVCIPVPFYHCFGMVMGNLAATSHGAAMVIPAPGFDPGLTLRAVAGERCTSLYGVPTMFIAMLHHPDFAGFDLSSLRTGIMAGSPCPVETMKQVIDRMGMTEVSICYGMTETSPVSCQTRTDDSLERRVATVGRVGPHLEVKVVDSHGATVPVGETGELCTRGYSVMLGYWEQPDRTAEAVDADGWMHTGDLAVMDADGYLRITGRIKDLVIRGGENVYPREIEEFLLTHPDILDAQVIGVPDEKYGEEVMAWIRMKPSATPLDATTLRAYCSGKLAHYKIPRYVRIVDDFPMTVTGKVRKVEMREIATRDLTT from the coding sequence GTGGACTCGCAGCTCAGCATCAGTACCGGCCCGGCCGAGCCGCCGCTGCTGGATCGCACCATCGGCGCCGACCTGCTGGCCACCGTGGCCCGGCACGGCGAGCGCGAGGCGCTGGTCGACTGCGCCTCCGGCCGCCGCTGGAGCTATCTCCAGCTCCGCGCGATCGTCGACGAGGTGGCGCTCGGCCTGCGCCGGCTCGGCGTGGCAAAGGGTGACCGGGTCGGGATCTGGGCGCCGAACTGCCCGGAGTGGGTCTTCATGCAGTACGCGACGGCCCGCCTCGGCGCGATCCTGGTGACCATCAACCCGGCGTACCGCACCCACGAGCTGCGGTACGTGCTGCAGCAGTCCGGTATCCGTACCCTGGTCGCCGTCCCGGCCTTCAAGACCTCGGACTACGCCGCGATGATCGGCGAGACCCGCGACGAGTGCCCGCAGCTGCGTGACGTGGTGCTGATCGGCGAGCCGTCCTGGGCCGCGCTGACCGCCGGCGGCGACGACCCGGCGGTGCTCGACGAGATCGAGGCGACCCTGCACCCGGACGACCCGATCAACATCCAGTACACCTCCGGCACCACCGGGTTCCCGAAGGGCGCGACGCTCTCGCACCGCAACATCCTGAACAACGGCTACCTGGTCGGCGAGCTGATCGACTACACCGAGGCGGACCGGGTCTGCATCCCGGTGCCGTTCTACCACTGCTTCGGCATGGTGATGGGCAACCTGGCGGCGACCAGCCACGGCGCGGCGATGGTGATCCCGGCGCCCGGGTTCGACCCCGGCCTGACCCTGCGGGCCGTCGCGGGGGAGCGTTGCACCTCGCTCTACGGTGTGCCGACCATGTTCATCGCGATGCTCCACCATCCGGACTTCGCCGGCTTCGACCTGTCCTCGCTGCGCACCGGGATCATGGCCGGCTCGCCCTGCCCGGTCGAGACGATGAAGCAGGTCATCGACCGGATGGGAATGACCGAGGTGTCGATCTGCTACGGCATGACCGAGACCTCGCCGGTGTCCTGCCAGACCCGCACCGACGACAGCCTGGAGCGCCGGGTGGCCACGGTCGGCCGGGTCGGCCCGCACCTGGAGGTGAAGGTGGTCGACTCGCACGGCGCGACCGTCCCGGTCGGCGAGACCGGTGAGCTGTGCACCCGCGGCTACTCGGTGATGCTCGGTTACTGGGAGCAGCCGGACAGGACCGCCGAGGCGGTCGACGCGGACGGCTGGATGCACACCGGCGACCTGGCCGTGATGGACGCCGACGGCTACTTGCGGATCACCGGCCGGATCAAGGACCTGGTGATCCGGGGCGGGGAGAACGTCTACCCCCGCGAGATCGAGGAGTTCCTGCTCACCCATCCGGACATTCTGGACGCCCAGGTGATCGGTGTCCCCGACGAGAAGTACGGCGAGGAGGTGATGGCCTGGATCCGGATGAAACCGTCCGCCACCCCCCTCGACGCCACCACCCTGCGCGCCTACTGCTCGGGCAAGCTGGCCCACTACAAGATCCCGCGCTACGTCCGCATCGTCGACGACTTCCCGATGACGGTCACCGGCAAGGTCCGCAAGGTCGAGATGCGCGAGATCGCCACCCGCGACCTGACCACTTGA
- a CDS encoding glutathione-independent formaldehyde dehydrogenase, producing MKAVVYEGPRQVSVKDVPDARIERPTDVLVRITSANICGSDLHMYEGRTDFEPGRWFGHENLGQVAEVGDGVDKVRVGDWVVLPFNISCGHCKNCERQLTNYCLTAQPEPKMAGAAYGFADMGPYGGGQAELLRVPWGDFNCLRLGEDAEQRQTDYVMLADIFPTGYHATEMAGVKPGDQTVIYGAGPVGLMAALSATIRGASKVMVVDRHPDRLRLAESIGAIAIDDSKVDPVQAVLDETMGLGADNGCECVGYQAHEPDGQEQANLTMNRLVASVRFTGSIGNVGVFVPQDPGASDELAKQGKLAFDYGMFWFKGQHVGTGQAPVKKYNRQLRDLIAGGKAEPSFIVSHELPLDRAPEAYDHFDKRDDGWTKVVLHPAMAGA from the coding sequence ATGAAGGCAGTGGTTTACGAGGGACCGCGACAGGTCAGCGTCAAGGATGTACCGGACGCGCGGATCGAGCGGCCGACCGACGTGCTGGTGCGGATCACGTCCGCGAACATCTGTGGCTCGGACCTGCACATGTACGAGGGCCGAACCGACTTCGAGCCGGGCCGATGGTTCGGGCACGAGAACCTGGGCCAGGTGGCCGAGGTCGGCGACGGGGTCGACAAGGTGCGGGTGGGCGACTGGGTCGTTCTGCCGTTCAACATCTCGTGCGGGCATTGCAAGAACTGTGAACGTCAGCTGACGAACTACTGCCTGACCGCCCAGCCGGAGCCGAAGATGGCCGGCGCCGCGTACGGCTTCGCCGACATGGGCCCGTACGGCGGTGGGCAGGCCGAGCTGTTACGCGTGCCCTGGGGTGACTTCAACTGTCTGCGGCTGGGCGAGGACGCCGAGCAGCGCCAGACCGACTATGTGATGCTCGCCGACATCTTCCCGACCGGTTACCACGCCACCGAGATGGCCGGCGTGAAGCCCGGCGACCAGACGGTGATCTACGGCGCGGGCCCGGTCGGTCTGATGGCCGCCCTCTCGGCGACCATCCGAGGGGCGAGCAAGGTGATGGTCGTCGACCGGCACCCCGACCGGCTGCGCCTGGCCGAGTCGATCGGCGCGATCGCCATCGACGACTCGAAAGTCGATCCGGTGCAGGCCGTCCTGGACGAGACGATGGGATTGGGAGCGGACAACGGTTGCGAGTGCGTCGGCTACCAGGCGCACGAGCCCGATGGCCAGGAACAGGCCAACCTGACGATGAACCGGCTGGTCGCCTCGGTGCGCTTCACCGGCTCGATCGGCAACGTCGGCGTCTTCGTGCCCCAGGACCCCGGAGCGAGCGACGAGCTGGCCAAGCAGGGCAAACTCGCCTTCGACTACGGCATGTTCTGGTTCAAGGGCCAGCACGTCGGCACCGGCCAGGCTCCGGTCAAGAAGTACAACCGGCAGCTGCGCGACCTGATCGCCGGGGGCAAGGCCGAACCGTCGTTCATCGTCAGTCACGAGCTACCGCTCGACCGGGCGCCGGAGGCCTACGACCATTTCGACAAGCGCGACGACGGCTGGACGAAGGTCGTCCTGCACCCGGCGATGGCGGGTGCCTGA
- a CDS encoding zinc-dependent alcohol dehydrogenase: protein MRANTWAGRNKVEVREVPDPKILNKRDAIVRITSTAICGSDLHLVDGYVPTMQDGDIMGHEFMGEVIEVGSGVPADRLRVGDRVVVPFPIACGACAACAAEMYSCCENTNPNAGIAEKMFGHPVAGIFGYSHLTGGFAGGQAQYARVPFADVGPLKIESDLTDEQVLFLSDILPTGYMGAEMCDIQPSDVVAVWGAGPVGQFAMDSARVLGAAKVIAIDKEPYRLRMAEQAGHIPVNFDEVDVRSRLLELTGGRGPDKCIDAVGMEATHGSAHIAAYDRIKQAVRSETERPHALRQAIMSCRSGGVVSVIGVYGGFLDKFPAGAWMNRSLTLRTGQCHVQRYMKPLLQRIERGELDPTRIITHTLPLDEAERGFDIFKNKQDNCEKVVLKP, encoded by the coding sequence GTGAGGGCGAACACCTGGGCGGGACGCAACAAGGTCGAGGTCCGCGAGGTGCCGGACCCGAAGATCCTGAACAAGCGCGATGCCATCGTACGGATCACCTCCACCGCGATCTGCGGCTCGGATCTGCACCTGGTCGACGGGTACGTGCCCACGATGCAGGACGGCGACATCATGGGCCACGAGTTCATGGGAGAGGTGATCGAGGTCGGATCAGGGGTGCCCGCGGACCGGCTGCGTGTCGGGGACCGGGTGGTCGTGCCGTTCCCGATCGCGTGCGGCGCCTGTGCCGCGTGTGCCGCCGAGATGTACTCCTGTTGCGAGAACACCAATCCGAACGCCGGTATCGCGGAGAAGATGTTCGGTCACCCGGTCGCGGGGATCTTCGGCTATTCGCATCTGACCGGTGGTTTCGCGGGCGGTCAGGCGCAGTACGCGCGGGTGCCGTTCGCTGACGTCGGCCCGCTGAAGATCGAGTCGGATCTGACTGACGAGCAGGTGCTGTTCCTGTCCGACATCCTGCCCACCGGCTACATGGGCGCCGAGATGTGCGACATCCAGCCCTCCGACGTGGTGGCGGTGTGGGGCGCCGGCCCGGTCGGGCAGTTCGCCATGGACAGTGCCCGGGTGCTGGGCGCCGCGAAGGTCATCGCCATCGACAAGGAGCCGTACCGGCTGCGGATGGCCGAACAGGCCGGCCACATCCCGGTGAACTTCGACGAAGTCGACGTGCGGTCGCGGCTGCTGGAACTGACCGGCGGCCGAGGGCCGGACAAGTGCATCGACGCGGTCGGCATGGAGGCCACCCACGGCAGCGCGCACATCGCCGCGTACGACCGGATCAAGCAGGCCGTCCGGTCGGAGACCGAACGGCCGCACGCCCTGCGTCAGGCCATCATGTCGTGCCGCAGCGGCGGCGTGGTCTCCGTCATCGGCGTGTACGGCGGCTTCCTCGACAAGTTCCCGGCCGGCGCCTGGATGAACCGGTCCCTGACCCTGCGCACCGGGCAATGCCACGTGCAGCGCTACATGAAGCCGCTGCTGCAGCGCATCGAACGCGGAGAACTCGACCCCACCCGGATCATCACCCACACCCTGCCGTTGGACGAGGCCGAACGCGGCTTCGACATTTTCAAGAACAAGCAGGACAACTGCGAGAAGGTTGTCCTCAAGCCCTGA
- a CDS encoding long-chain fatty acid--CoA ligase: MLGLMQDRPLTLPHLFHRAEQLFGHKRLVTAEVGRERDTTIAEWAGRVRRLATMLDTLGVSAGGRVGTFCWNTDRHLELYLAAPCTGRVLHTLNIRLFAEQLVYIVNHAEDEVVFVDRSLLPVFRPLMDQLATVRAIVVIDDGAACEIPDDPRVHDYETLLAAADPVTGRFEVADENRAAAMCYTSGTTGNPKGVVYSHRSAVLHSLFTLTADAFGLSERDVVLPVVPMFHANAWGIPYGAVLAGSDLIFPGPNMQPEAIAAQLARHRVTVTGGVPTIWMGMLPLLGAHDLSALRVVACGGSAAPRALSEAYRAAIGLPLLHAWGMTETSPVATVGSPRSHLDGRTEDEQADARARQGVAAPLVELRITDPDTGEELPWDDTATGELQAAGPWIARDYYRGEGDAQFTADGWLKTGDVAAIDRYGSVRLVDRTKDLVKSGGEWISSVELENELMAHPAVAEAAVIGVPHEKWSERPLACVVRKPGAAVTADELLEFLTPRVAKWWLPDAIEFIDEVPKTSVGKFSKKALRDRFAGYRLPD; encoded by the coding sequence GTGCTCGGATTGATGCAGGACCGGCCGCTCACCCTGCCCCACCTGTTCCACCGGGCGGAGCAGCTCTTCGGGCACAAACGCCTGGTCACCGCCGAGGTCGGCCGGGAACGGGACACCACGATCGCCGAGTGGGCCGGCCGGGTGCGGCGGCTCGCCACCATGCTCGACACCCTCGGCGTCTCCGCCGGCGGGCGGGTCGGCACCTTCTGCTGGAACACCGACCGGCATCTGGAGCTCTACCTGGCCGCGCCGTGCACCGGGCGGGTGCTGCACACACTGAACATCCGGCTCTTCGCCGAGCAGTTGGTCTACATCGTGAACCACGCCGAGGACGAGGTGGTCTTCGTCGACCGGTCGTTGCTGCCGGTGTTCCGGCCGCTGATGGACCAGCTGGCCACGGTCCGGGCGATCGTGGTGATCGACGACGGGGCGGCCTGCGAGATCCCGGACGATCCGCGGGTGCACGACTACGAGACGCTGCTCGCCGCCGCGGACCCGGTCACCGGCCGGTTCGAGGTCGCCGACGAGAACCGGGCCGCGGCGATGTGTTACACCTCCGGGACCACCGGCAACCCGAAAGGCGTGGTCTACAGCCACCGGTCGGCGGTGCTGCACTCGCTGTTCACGCTGACCGCCGACGCGTTCGGGCTGTCCGAGCGGGACGTGGTGCTCCCGGTCGTGCCGATGTTCCACGCCAACGCCTGGGGGATCCCGTACGGCGCGGTGCTGGCCGGCAGCGACCTGATCTTCCCCGGCCCGAACATGCAGCCGGAGGCGATCGCCGCCCAGCTCGCCCGGCACCGGGTCACGGTCACCGGCGGCGTCCCGACCATCTGGATGGGCATGCTGCCGCTGCTCGGCGCGCACGACCTGTCCGCGCTGCGGGTGGTCGCCTGCGGCGGCTCGGCCGCTCCGCGCGCGCTGTCCGAGGCGTACCGCGCCGCGATCGGGCTCCCGCTGCTGCACGCCTGGGGCATGACCGAGACGTCCCCGGTCGCCACGGTGGGCAGCCCGCGCTCGCACCTGGACGGCCGCACCGAGGACGAGCAGGCCGACGCCCGGGCCCGGCAGGGCGTCGCCGCGCCGCTGGTCGAGCTGCGGATCACCGACCCGGACACCGGGGAGGAACTGCCCTGGGACGACACGGCGACCGGTGAGCTGCAGGCGGCCGGCCCGTGGATCGCCCGGGACTACTACCGGGGCGAGGGCGACGCCCAGTTCACCGCGGACGGCTGGCTGAAGACCGGCGACGTCGCCGCGATCGACCGGTACGGCTCGGTGCGCCTGGTCGACCGGACCAAGGACCTGGTCAAGTCCGGCGGCGAGTGGATCAGCTCGGTGGAGCTGGAGAACGAGCTGATGGCGCACCCGGCGGTCGCCGAGGCGGCGGTGATCGGCGTCCCGCACGAGAAGTGGTCGGAGCGGCCCCTCGCCTGCGTGGTGCGCAAGCCGGGCGCGGCGGTGACCGCGGACGAGCTGCTGGAGTTCCTGACGCCGCGGGTCGCCAAGTGGTGGCTGCCGGACGCGATCGAGTTCATCGACGAGGTGCCGAAGACCAGCGTCGGCAAGTTCTCCAAGAAGGCGCTGCGCGACCGGTTCGCCGGGTACCGGCTGCCGGACTGA